ACGCGGGCGTCAGGCGATACGACGGCAGACCGCGGCGGCGGATGAGCCACTCCGCGACCAGCAGGTTGGGGAGCCACGCCAGGAACGGCACGGCGGCATACGCGTTCGTCCAGGCCGACTCGAACTCCCACGGCATGCCCAGCCACAGCGGCAGGAGCAGCAGCAGCGGGATCCACAGGCGCAGGGTGACCGCGGCGAACGTGAGCGCGTAGTTGCGGATCATCCACGACTGATGCGTCGCGACGTCGCCGCGCCGGATCGCCCGGTAGGCACGCCACCCGGTCAGCATCCACAGCACCGCGAGCGAGCCGAACCCGAACAGGCCGACCCAGCCGGCGGGGCTGACGAACGAGATCAGCAGGCCCGCGGCGCCGCCGAGGGCGACCGCGACGAGGTACACGCGGCCGGTCCACCGGTGCACACGCGGCAGCCGGTCGCGCAGCCCGCGCCAGAACTGCAGGGCGCCGAGGATGAGCGCGACGGATCCGCCCGCGATGTGGAGGTACAGGGAGAGCTGGACGAACAGCGGCTGCGCCGCGTAGGCCTCGGCGAGGCCGACCTGCTGCTCGGCGAGCGCGTCGAGGGGGCCGGTCGCGTACGGGGCGGCCGCGAAGGCGACGATGGCCAGCGCCGACAGGACGACGAACGTCCAGCCGATGCGGGAGCGCACGATCGGCGCGGCGGAGGCCGGCGGCGGCGTCGTGGCGGGCGATGCGGTGCGCGAGGTGGTGGTCGAAGTGGCCATGACGCCACGGTATGGCGGGCGCCTCCGGGCCGACACCGGGTTATCCCCCGGATCCGGTCGGGCT
This region of Microbacterium thalassium genomic DNA includes:
- a CDS encoding DUF2306 domain-containing protein, translated to MATSTTTSRTASPATTPPPASAAPIVRSRIGWTFVVLSALAIVAFAAAPYATGPLDALAEQQVGLAEAYAAQPLFVQLSLYLHIAGGSVALILGALQFWRGLRDRLPRVHRWTGRVYLVAVALGGAAGLLISFVSPAGWVGLFGFGSLAVLWMLTGWRAYRAIRRGDVATHQSWMIRNYALTFAAVTLRLWIPLLLLLPLWLGMPWEFESAWTNAYAAVPFLAWLPNLLVAEWLIRRRGLPSYRLTPAS